The genome window AAATATTCTGTCCTGTCCAGCAGTTTggatttacattttcagtttgcacattaaaaatctcagtggaaaaataattttaaatataacaagAAAGATTTACGCTGGAAAAGTTGGAAACATGAATATTAAACATCACTCAAGCGGCAACAAACTGCATCAGACCAACACAGAAAAGCTTCCTCACAGTTCAAGTTTCAAGAGCTCTGAACTACTGTTCATCATCTTGTGGTGTCATCTTCCTCTGTGGCTACAACTAGAAAAATTCATTCTGGAAAAATTCATTCCATTGGAAACGTGTATTAAATCTCATTTTCTGATGCAGATTTTCAGTTCAGCTTTGAAAACACTCAAACTGTTGAAAAGCTCCCTGAGTGACACAGATATTTTCAAACCAATTTAAACTCCACTGAACCATTAGGAAAAACCAACAGCTGCCACTCCTGGGATCCACCCAGCTTGTCGTCAGTGACCCCCCTCCCAGACAGGTAAACGTGCCACAGCTCCTGcagtccagctgctgcagcctcgTAGCCTCTGTCTTGGTCCAGAGTACAGCGTACCTGGAAATAGCGATCGAGTACATTCAGCATGGCATCTGTAGCGGAGGCTTCTCCGTCGGCTTGTCCAGGGTCAGTGTCTGAATAGAAGGAGGCGAGGATGCGACAGGGAGCCGAGCTGGAGGATCGTTGCTTCAGAACTTGTGTAAAAAAAGTAGCTGTGTCACACAACAGCGCAGACAGGTGAGCGGCGCGGGACTGCTCACCTGGGTGACGCCCAGGAGCGCACAGGAAGTCCTCCAGCCCGTCAACAACAATCAGAGCAGGAGGTGTTGTGTTGGTGGACTCGTGAAGGCGGGccacctgctgcagcagctcctccacgGTCCTGGGATAGGAAAACACGATTTTctgtaaacagagaaaataattcaaatgagtCGAGTTATCTGGTCGACAGAGCTGAGAACATTCTTATATAtattctgtttctgtcatgGAGCTGTTTTGCTTTACAAAGATGTTTTAGTGTCCAACCTCCTGCTGCCTGAATCTCCCCTCACCGTTAATGCTCTGACCTCTAACACGACTGACTGtgactttgtttctgtgctatTTGCTGATTTCTCTGCAGACCTGAAGCTTCACACTTACACATTTTGTGAATAAAACGAAGCAGAACCAGAAGGAGAGCTGATTAATCTGATGATGAAATCTCATGATCAGCTGGTTTACATCAGTCTGAAACCTGAGATGTTGGTTTAGTAATGAGGGTCTGGAGAATCTGGAGCTGATCATTAGGAGCTGAACAGTTTgaggcagatggtcgcccacgctgaccctggttctgctggaggtttcttcctctaaagggagtttgtcctctccactgtggTTGGTGGATCTTCTATctaattctatatacagttctATTCTGTcaggttttaaaccttaaacactgtaaagtaccttgagatgacttgaattgaattcatGCCCGAGCTCAGTGGTTCTGATTTGATCCAAATGACACTATTCAGATataaaatgatgttttcagCTGATAACAGGTtcaagtttctgtttctacCTAAGAGATGACGACTTATCAGGAAACTGGACCACCGGGCTACAGATGTGTACAGATGGGACACAGACAGGGACGCGACTCTACCTTCAGACTTTCTGGGCTCAGGCCGGGGACACTCTTCTGTAGAGACACCGG of Anabas testudineus chromosome 8, fAnaTes1.2, whole genome shotgun sequence contains these proteins:
- the swsap1 gene encoding ATPase SWSAP1 yields the protein MAEFLTLVFRTFMSESGLKKTTTPGPPPPTAAGSTLLVGHRGTSRSVLLLAAVTAASELGTRVVFFSQTQIQSLPVSLQKSVPGLSPESLKKIVFSYPRTVEELLQQVARLHESTNTTPPALIVVDGLEDFLCAPGRHPGEQSRAAHLSALLCDTATFFTQVLKQRSSSSAPCRILASFYSDTDPGQADGEASATDAMLNVLDRYFQVRCTLDQDRGYEAAAAGLQELWHVYLSGRGVTDDKLGGSQEWQLLVFPNGSVEFKLV